The Acidobacteriota bacterium genome has a segment encoding these proteins:
- a CDS encoding putative peptidoglycan glycosyltransferase FtsW, producing MSGNARQGLDKTLLAATLLLLVVGILMVFSSSAILAGEKYGHPLYFFVHQVFGVLVGLVVLAAAASFHKDIFNSTAAVYGLLIVSFILLLLCLVMPPVANTQRWVFLFGLRFQPSELAKIALVLFTAHYCHSRKDRLHEWKIVLVPFLVIMVFVVLILKQPDYSTAVFLFAVSSAMLFLGGVRLRYFLAAGAGALGVFFFFLLRADYRMDRILEFLTMEKDVLGKSFQVIQSKLAVGAGGILGVNLGGSIQKLFFLPCAHTDFIYAILGEEFGLLGTVFTLTLFFIFLWRGLAIALRTADPLHKLVAAGLTLMITAQSLLNISIVLGLGPATGLPLPFISFGRSALLCSLAAAGLLLNISRRKRESGGLT from the coding sequence ATGAGCGGCAACGCACGGCAGGGCCTGGATAAAACGCTTTTGGCGGCAACCCTGCTGCTTCTCGTTGTCGGAATTCTCATGGTTTTCAGCTCATCAGCCATCCTGGCCGGAGAAAAGTACGGCCATCCCCTTTATTTTTTCGTTCATCAGGTTTTCGGCGTTCTCGTGGGCCTCGTTGTGCTGGCCGCGGCGGCTTCCTTCCACAAAGATATTTTCAACAGCACGGCGGCCGTCTATGGCCTGCTCATCGTCAGTTTCATTCTGCTTCTTCTCTGCCTCGTGATGCCCCCCGTGGCCAACACTCAACGGTGGGTCTTTCTGTTCGGATTGCGCTTCCAGCCCTCCGAACTGGCCAAGATCGCCCTCGTTCTTTTCACGGCCCATTATTGCCACAGCCGAAAAGACCGTCTCCACGAATGGAAAATCGTTCTTGTGCCGTTTCTCGTCATCATGGTTTTCGTCGTCCTCATCCTGAAACAACCGGATTACAGCACCGCCGTTTTCCTCTTCGCCGTCTCGTCGGCCATGCTTTTCCTGGGTGGCGTCCGGCTGAGATATTTCCTGGCGGCGGGCGCCGGGGCTTTGGGCGTCTTCTTTTTCTTTCTCCTTCGGGCCGACTATCGAATGGACCGCATCCTGGAGTTCCTGACGATGGAAAAGGACGTCCTGGGAAAAAGCTTCCAGGTCATCCAGTCCAAACTGGCCGTAGGCGCGGGCGGCATCCTGGGAGTCAACCTGGGAGGAAGTATTCAGAAGCTGTTCTTCCTGCCCTGCGCCCACACGGATTTCATCTATGCGATTCTTGGTGAAGAGTTCGGTCTCCTGGGAACGGTTTTCACCCTGACGCTGTTTTTCATCTTTTTGTGGCGGGGCCTGGCCATCGCACTCCGCACCGCCGATCCTCTACACAAGCTCGTCGCGGCCGGCTTGACGCTCATGATCACGGCCCAGTCTCTGCTCAACATCTCGATTGTTCTCGGGCTGGGTCCGGCGACAGGGCTGCCCCTGCCTTTCATTTCCTTCGGACGATCGGCCCTTCTCTGCAGCCTGGCGGCCGCGGGGCTTCTTCTCAACATCTCCCGGCGTAAGCGGGAATCCGGAGGGCTGACGTGA